The genomic window CAATTATTTCAGTTGGTTGGGTTTATGGAAGTCCATATCGTTATAGTCGAGGTTTTCCCCGGCCATACCCCAAATAAAGGTGTAATTTGCTGTACCCACACCAGAATGCAGTGACCACGGTGGCGATACCACCGCTTGCTCGTTGTGCATCCAAATATGGCGAGTTTCATGGGCTGGGCCCATAAAGTGACAGACTGCTTGATCTGTAGGTACATTAAAATAGAAGTAAGCTTCCATACGGCGACTGTGCGTATGGCAGGGCATGGTGTTCCAAATGCTACCTGGTTTTAGTTCTGTCATGCCCATTTGCAGCTGACAGGTTTGTACGACGCTACTAATAAGCAGTTGATTAATTTGGCGTTCGTTACAGGTTTCTGATGCGCCCATTTGCAATACATTAGCTTCGCTCATGCCTACTTTTTTAGTGGGGTAAGCGTGATGTGCCGGGGTTGAGTTAATGTAAAACTTGGCAGGGTTGGCGGCATCTGCACTTTTAAAGCTTACAGTTTTGGTTGTAGCACCAATGTAAATAGCTTCTTTGTTACCTATGCTGTAGGTTTCGCCATCGACAATCACTTGGCCTGCGCCACCAATATTTATTGCGCCTAGTTCGCGTCTATCTAAAAAGTGTTCGGCTTTTAGCAGGTCTACGGGTTCTAGTGTTACTTCTTGGTTAACGGGCATTACGCCGCCCACCATTAAGCGGTCGTAGTGGGTGTAGGTAAGTTGCACAGTGTCCGCTTCAAAAATATTTTCTATTAGAAAATGTTTACGCAGTTTTTCTGTGTCGTAGTGTTTGTAGTCGTCGCTGTGTACAGCAAAGCGTTCGCTAATATGTGTTGTCATAGTGTTATCGCTAGTGTATTTACTTGTTAGAGAGTAAGCGGTGCATTTCTAAGCCCGCCAATATAAAAGAGAAGCTGCTTTTAGGGTCGTTCTCTGCAACGCGCTCACTCATGTAATAGTTGTAGCTGCCATCGCGGCCAAAGCCTAAGCCGGCAACGTAGCATTGGTTGGTGACTGATATTTTTCCGTCTTTATGCACTACTACGAATTCGTTAATCAAACCGTCGTAGGCTTTTTGCGCGGTGGCTAAGTAATCTTTGGGTAAGTAACCTTTGCGAATTGCTTTAGCATAAAAATAGGTAAACATTGCCGAGGCAGAGGCTTCCCTGTAGTTGCCGGGCGCATTGGGTTTATCCATTACTTGCCACCAAGTGCCTGTTGCTGGGTCTTGCACATTTTGCAGGTCTACAGCGACTTCTTTAATGATGTCCAGAATAGGTTGGCGTAATTCCGGTTGATCTTCTGGAATAAAATCTAATACATCTAAAGTGGCCATGGCGAACCAGCCCATGCCGCGACCCCAAAATTCTGGTGATAAACCGGTTTCTGGGTTTGCCCAAACTTGTTGTTTTTTCTCGTCCCAGCCGTGGTAATAGAGGCCTGTTTTCTCGTCGCGTAGGTATTTGCGCGAGAGTTCAAATTCTTTAACCACTTCTTCTAGCGCTTCGCCGTGCTCAAACTTGGTTGTGTACTCGGCTAAAAAAGGCATTCCCATAAAAACGCCATCTAGCCACAGCTGTGAGTCGTATTTCTTTTTGTGCCAAAAAGCGCCTTCGCTGGTGCGAGGTTGGGTGGCGAGTTGGCTACGCAATAAATCTGCTGCTAGCTTAAACTTTTCTTCTTTGGTGTCGTCATATAAATACAACACGCTTACGCCTGGCGACACGGCATCTATGTTGTAGTTGCTAAGCTTGTAGCGCTTTATCGATCCGTCATCATTTATGTAAGTTGCCGTTACCTTGTGGGGCACAGTTCGATGGCGCTCTTCACCGGTAACTTCACTTAGCTGTGCATACGCCATAGGCAGAATACCTACAATATCGTATTCAAATTTAGGGGGGCGCTGACGGTTTACATCCCAGCCATCGTGTTCGTAACCAAGCGTTTTACGCTCCAGTTCAGAATCGGCAAATTGTACTGCCCATGCCAGAGCGGCATCTGCTGTGTTAGTTGCTGGCTTGTGTTTTTGTGAGTAGGCTGTATCTAGGTTTACGCGTGTTTTTTGCGTAAGCATTTCTGCTTCTTGCTCTAGGTACTCAATAAAAGCTTCTTTAGTTTTAATGCCCGCGCCGTGCTCGCCTTCCCATGCTGCAGCAAAGTAGTAATCTAGGTCGCCGCGAATGGGTTCTAGCACTGCAATATACGAGCTTTTATCTTGCGTGGTTTTGTTTAGGTCTTTGTTGCGGAAGAATACCGCCATGCCCAAGTGATCGCCGTTAAGGCTTTGTTTGCCCCAGCTGGCAATATAAGAATAGGCGTCGCCGGGTATATCGATGTTGCCTAGAATTAATTCTGTTT from Saccharophagus degradans 2-40 includes these protein-coding regions:
- a CDS encoding glycoside hydrolase family 88 protein — its product is MKRTFTLGLSGILLTSLIGAGCSKNDEAKPSVQSATPVVNSTIATAELANPSQFPRINNALVFSYYDLAIEANTPVSATFEGAEVATQHVDTDGDGSKDSVQVAVELAPAQRGTLVLSNTKSEKQWPALTQAEISHKQGGEWVPHPKVEGAKAYEGGTFVNVTELTPPDYYTDHSNWIRYEGPGIESDKVGYRIYLDWRNGFDIFGKSVSTPVLQNVGQDGYESYHHLADWGMDILKVGSSLGAGGYGFWNGESVELVAKADSRTAKIIENGPLRSALSIDYKNWKINNTQTDLHALFSMNAGSRLVKTELTLSENLPNIAVGVVKHKETELILGNIDIPGDAYSYIASWGKQSLNGDHLGMAVFFRNKDLNKTTQDKSSYIAVLEPIRGDLDYYFAAAWEGEHGAGIKTKEAFIEYLEQEAEMLTQKTRVNLDTAYSQKHKPATNTADAALAWAVQFADSELERKTLGYEHDGWDVNRQRPPKFEYDIVGILPMAYAQLSEVTGEERHRTVPHKVTATYINDDGSIKRYKLSNYNIDAVSPGVSVLYLYDDTKEEKFKLAADLLRSQLATQPRTSEGAFWHKKKYDSQLWLDGVFMGMPFLAEYTTKFEHGEALEEVVKEFELSRKYLRDEKTGLYYHGWDEKKQQVWANPETGLSPEFWGRGMGWFAMATLDVLDFIPEDQPELRQPILDIIKEVAVDLQNVQDPATGTWWQVMDKPNAPGNYREASASAMFTYFYAKAIRKGYLPKDYLATAQKAYDGLINEFVVVHKDGKISVTNQCYVAGLGFGRDGSYNYYMSERVAENDPKSSFSFILAGLEMHRLLSNK
- the kduI gene encoding 5-dehydro-4-deoxy-D-glucuronate isomerase codes for the protein MTTHISERFAVHSDDYKHYDTEKLRKHFLIENIFEADTVQLTYTHYDRLMVGGVMPVNQEVTLEPVDLLKAEHFLDRRELGAINIGGAGQVIVDGETYSIGNKEAIYIGATTKTVSFKSADAANPAKFYINSTPAHHAYPTKKVGMSEANVLQMGASETCNERQINQLLISSVVQTCQLQMGMTELKPGSIWNTMPCHTHSRRMEAYFYFNVPTDQAVCHFMGPAHETRHIWMHNEQAVVSPPWSLHSGVGTANYTFIWGMAGENLDYNDMDFHKPNQLK